The proteins below come from a single Maylandia zebra isolate NMK-2024a linkage group LG23, Mzebra_GT3a, whole genome shotgun sequence genomic window:
- the LOC106675022 gene encoding E3 ubiquitin-protein ligase TRIM21-like encodes MSAASCLLSEDQSLCSICLNVFTDPVSTPCGHNFCNICISQHWDISERCQCPVCKKAFEVRPELHINTFISEMVSQFRHETQQKVSSSSSEQQAAKPGEVPCDICTGTKLKALKSCLVCLASYCQTHLEPHLTASRLKRHQLIDPEENLEGRMCMKHDKPLELFCKNDQTCVCMLCCVFDHKTHAFVPLREEYEGKKAELGETEAEIEQMIQKRRLKIQEIKESEKRSKDAADREKAEGVQVFTALKESVDRRLNELIKEIEDKQETTEKQAEGFITDLEQEISELMKRSSEVEQLSRSKDHLHLLQGFSSLKAAPTTKDWTEVSIHPPSYEGTVVRAVGRLKETLSKDMKKLFEAELKRVQQYAVDMTLDPDTAHPYLILSDDGKQVHCGGEENDLPDNPERFSVERLVLGKQSFSSGRLYFEVQVKEKPDWVLGVVRESVNRKEVITLSPANGLWTVGAYENICGALEDPTVPLSLQRGSEKVGVFVDYEEGLVSFYDVDDVDVIYSFTGWSFTEKLYPLFCPNVNVDNDDENSCGKKIKPLIICPVNQSV; translated from the coding sequence ATGTCTGCTGCCAGCTGTCTTTTATCTGAAGATCAGTCTCTGTGCTCCATCTGTCTGAATGTCTTCACTGATCCAGTCTCCACACCATGTGGACACAACTTCTGCAATATCTGCATCAGTCAACACTGGGATATCAGTGAGAGGTGTCAGTGTCCTGTGTGTAAAAAGGCATTTGAAGTCAGACCTGAGCTGCACATCAACACTTTCATCTCTGAGATGGTTTCTCAGTTCAGACATGAAACTCAGCAgaaagtcagcagcagcagctcagagcaACAAGCTGCCAAACCAGGAGAAGTTCCCTGTGACATCTGCACTGGAACCAAACTGAAGGCCCTGAAGTCCTGTCTGGTGTGTCTGGCCTCCTACTGTCAGACTCACCTGGAGCCTCACCTGACAGCTTCACGGCTGAAAAGACATCAGCTGATCGATCCTGAGGAGAACCTGGAAGGCAGGATGTGTATGAAGCATGATAAACCTCTGGAGCTGTTCTGTAAGAACGATCAGACATGTGTCTGCatgctctgctgtgtttttgacCACAAGACTCATGCGTTTGTTCCTCTGAGAGAAGAATATGAAGGAAAGAAGGCAGAGCTGGGGGAGACTGAGGCTGAAATTGAACAGATGATCCAGAAGAGACGACTGAAGATTCAGGAGATCAAAGAGTCAGAGAAGAGGAGTAAAgatgctgcagacagagagaaagcagAAGGTGTTCAGGTCTTCACTGCTCTGAAGGAGTCTGTTGACAGACGTCTGAACGAGCTCATAAAGGAGATTGAAgataaacaggaaacaacagAGAAACAGGCTGAAGGTTTCATCACAGATCTGGAACAGGAAATCTCTGAGCTGATGAAGAGAAGCTCTgaggtggagcagctctcaCGCTCTAAAgatcacctccacctcctccaagGCTTCTCATCCCTGAAAGCTGCTCCAACCACCAAGGACTGGACAGAGGTCAGTATCCATCCACCATCATATGAGGGGACTGTGGTGAGAGCTGTGGGTCGGCTGAAGGAGACTCTCAGTAAAGACATGAAGAAGCTGTTTGAGGCTGAGCTGAAGAGGGTCCAGCAGTATGCAGTGGATATGACTCTTGATCCTGATACAGCACATCCTTATCTCATCCTGTCTGATGATGGAAAACAAGTACACTGTGGTGGAGAGGAGAATGATCTTCCAGACAACCCAGAGAGATTTTCTGTGGAGCGTCTTGTTTTAGGAAAGCAGAGTTTCTCTTCAGGCAGATTGTACTTTGAGGTTCAGGTTAAAGAAAAGCCTGACTGGGTTTTAGGAGTGGTCAGAGAGTCAGTCAACAGGAAGGAAGTCATCACACTGAGTCCTGCGAATGGTCTCTGGACAGTAGGAGCATATGAAAACATTTGTGGAGCTCTTGAAGATCCCACAGTCCCACTCTCTCTTCAGCGTGGTTCTGAGAAGGTGGGGGTGTTTGTGGATTATGAGGAGGGTCTGGTCTCCTTTTATGATGTAGATGATGTAGATGTGATCTACTCCTTTACTGGCTGGTCCTTCACTGAGAAACTCTACCCATTGTTCTGTCCCAACGTTAAtgttgataatgatgatgagaacAGTTGTGGTAAAAAAATTAAACCTCTGATCATCTGTCCTGTCAATCAGTCAGTCTGA